The following are encoded in a window of Platichthys flesus chromosome 11, fPlaFle2.1, whole genome shotgun sequence genomic DNA:
- the dedd1 gene encoding death effector domain-containing 1, with product MDAVHQHQYPFRDSMYWDETECLNYYGMLSLHEVIEIVGSQLTETDIEVLSFLLDEAYSTPHPLNPAGWTVEPREDEPDEPGVSPSPELLKAWGRVKPQAPHHPMEVSHKPKSGLELLLELERRGYLSDGNLEPLLQLLRVLTRHDLLPLVSHKKRRTVSPERSRQRYGTENRESMCVSGMRHSCRQTEIPLPYFTQQLRTDNYPPMPGLPNRRRRKKRGNGWSRKPRRTSRQGQPLPPQPPPFKASCDVRLRVRAEYLEHESALRGNVSSDKRQPLERQFELFSQASSLLRARDLGSIVCDIKFTELDNLEAFWGDYLSGALLEALKGVFITDSLRMAAGTEGVRLLISVDQDDYEEGRKLLRPKREQSPCTGGGSESLWSV from the exons ATGGATGCAGTCCACCAGCACCAGTACCCTTTCAGGGACTCAATGTACTGGGATGAAACAGAGTGTCTGAACTACTATGGGATGCTGTCTCTACATGAGGTTATTGAAATAGTCGGTTCTCAGCTGACAGAGACGGACATAGAGGTGCTGTCATTCCTTCTGGATGAAGCCTATTCCACACCGCACCCTCTCAATCCAGCAGGCTGGACGGTCGAGCCCCGTGAGGACGAGCCAGATGAACCAGGAGTGTCCCCGAGTCCTGAGCTGCTGAAGGCCTGGGGCCGTGTAAAGCCTCAGGCCCCCCATCACCCCATGGAGGTCTCACATAAACCCAAGAGTGGCCTCGAGCTGTTGCTAGAGCTAGAGCGGCGGGGATACCTTAGTGATGGCAACTTGGAGCCACTACTGCAGCTACTGAGAGTCCTCACCCGTCATGATCTGCTGCCCTTAGTGTCCCACAAGAAAAGGAGGACAG TGTCTCCAGAGAGAAGTAGACAGCGATAtggaacagaaaacagagagtCGATGTGCGTCTCTGGAATGCGTCACAGCTGTAGACAGACAGAAATACCTCTTCCTTATTTCACACAGCAATTGAGAACTG ATAATTACCCTCCTATGCCTGGGTTACCCAAtcgcaggaggaggaagaaaaggggaAATGGCTGGAGCCGTAAGCCAAGGAGGACAAGCAGACAGGGGCAGCCGCTGCCTCCACAGCCACCACCATTCAAAGCGTCCTGTG ATGTCCGCCTGCGTGTCCGGGCCGAGTATCTGGAGCACGAGTCTGCACTCCGTGGCAACGTCTCCTCGGACAAGCGGCAGCCACTAGAGCGGCAGTTCGAGTTGTTCAGCCAAGCCAGTTCGCTGCTGCGCGCCAGAGACCTGGGTTCCATCGTCTGCGACATCAAGTTCACAGAGCTGGACAATCTGGAGGCCTTCTGGGGGGACTACCTGAGTGGAGCGCTGCTGGAGGCCCTGAAGGGAGTCTTCATCACAGACTCACTGAGGATGGCAGCAGGCACAGAGGGCGTGCGCCTGCTGATCAGTGTGGACCAGGATGACTACGAGGAAGGCCGCAAGCTGCTGAGACCTAAGAGAGAGCAGTCTCCATGTACCGGGGGGGGCTCAGAGTCTCTTTGGTCTGTGTAG
- the rabac1 gene encoding prenylated Rab acceptor protein 1, with translation MPSGAPKGENCQVDMDSKAGDLFGGVEMFGSEDAHPTGKGGAGIMSKLWLPKGLSVTSAKEWIDKRRVSIRPWSGFVDQRKFSKPRNFGELCQRVVKNVETFNSNYTFIFLGLILYCIISSPMLLIALAVFVGAFYIIHLKSQESKLVILGKVLTVPHQMGLAGAVSLPVFWLAGAGAAVFWILGATLFVIGSHAAFRELEPSDMEELLMEPV, from the exons ATGCCATCGGGAGCGCCAAAGGGGGAGAACTGTCAGGTCGATATGGACAGCAAAGCCGGCGATCTGTTCGGTGGCGTAGAAATGTTTGGTTCTGAAGACGCTCATCCAACTGGCAAAGGTGGAGCCGGAATAATGTCAAA GCTCTGGCTCCCTAAAGGCCTCTCAGTCACTTCGGCTAAAGAGTGGATCGACAAGCGTCGGGTGTCCATTCGACCCTGGTCCGGCTTCGTGGACCAACGCAAGTTTTCGAAACCCCGCAACTTTGGCGAGCTGTGTCAGAGAGTGGTGAAAAATGTGGAAACATTCAACAGCAACTACACCTTCATCTTCCTGGGTCTCATCCTCTACTGCAT TATCAGCTCTCCCATGCTACTGATTGCCTTGGCTGTGTTTGTTGGTGCCTTCTACATAATCCACCTCAAGTCCCAGGAGTCAAAACTGGTTATCCTCG GCAAAGTGCTGACTGTCCCTCACCAGATGGGTCTGGCTGGagctgtgtctctacctgtgttcTGGTtggctggagctggagccgcAGTCTTTTGGATTCTGG GAGCGACGCTGTTTGTGATTGGCTCCCACGCTGCGTTCCGTGAGCTGGAGCCATCTGACATGGAAGAGCTCTTGATGGAGCCGGTGTGA